The nucleotide sequence CCATCGACTATGGCCTCGCGCCGGGCGAGCTCAAGCTCGTTCGTGACGAGGAGGTGCCGCGCTTCACCGGCGCCAAGAAGATGAGCCTGCACCAGACCGGCTTCCAGGAAGTGCTCAGCGCCGCCGATCTGCTCGGTCGCTATCCGCAGCGGCTCGCGCTGATCGGCTGCCAACCGCTCGATCTTGAGGATTGGGGCGGCCCGCTGACGGCGCCGGTGCGCGCGCAGATCGAGCCTGCGATCGAACTGGCTTGTGCTGTCCTGGCGGAGTGGGGCGCCTCGGCCGTGTTGCGGCCCGAGCCGCTTGCCGGCGACGCGCGCCTGCTCGCCAACGACATCGATCATCATAGCTACGAGATGCGTGCGGACCCGGCCGAATAGCCGGGGATCGCGAGGGAGTTTGCCATGTGCCTGGGCCTGCCGATGACGATCGTGGAGACCGATGGCGTCTCGGCGCTGTGCAGCTTCGACGGCGAGGAGCGCCGCGTCTCGGTGCTGCTGCTGTCCAACCCGCCGGTCGGAGCAAAGGTCCTGGTCTATCTCGACAACGCGATGCGCCTGCTCGACGACGAAGAGGCGCGGCTGATCGGCGACGCCTTGCGCGGCTTGCAAGCCGCGATGAGCGGCGAGAATTGCGACGACTTCTTCGCCGACCTGATCGGTCGCGAGCCGGAGCTGCCCGAGCATTTGCGCTGAGGCTGCGCAGGGGCCTCTGTCCGGTAGCCGACAACAAGATATCCAGTCGGAAAGAAACTTGTCGGCGTCCATTTGCAAAGTAGCTTTGCAGAGATCTTACGCAACTCTGAACGCCGATAAATTATCAAGGATAATCATTGGCTTGAAGTGATCGCCGCGTCTGCGATCGTCTGGCACGTCGATTGCTATCCATTCAGAGGCCGACAACGAGAACTGGTCAGGAAGGAACATCCATGGAGAGGCTGCAGCGTGACGCCACGCGCACGCGAGGCGGGTTGGCGGAGGTGGATGCCGGCACTGTCGATGCGTTCCTGGACGACGTGAACCGCGCCGGCGGTATCGCCGTGCTGCTGTCGGCCGGCGATCCCGCGCGGTTTCCGGAGGCGCTGGACGTGGCCATCGTGTTGCCGGAGCTGATCACGGCGTTTCAGGGCCGGCTGCAGGGTGCGGTCATCGCGCGCGATGCCGAGGCCGAGCTTGGTGCGCGCTTCGGCGTGCGGGTGCAGCCGTCGCTGATCTTCTGTCGCGGCACCGAGACGCTCGGCGTGATCGCCAAGATCCAGGACTGGTCGGTCTATGTCGATCGCATCTCGCGACTGATCGACCGTCCCGTTGGGACCACAGCGACGGTCGTCGCCAGCATCGTTCCCGCGCATCAGCCGTCAGGAGATCACCGATGAAGCCCGGATTCTGGATTGCGCCCGAAGGTGCCGAGCAACCGGTCAGCGTGTTTCCCATCGGCGAGGAGGCACTCGATGTTCAATACAAGGGGCTGACCGCCTCCGGCGCCCTGGCCAAGCTCGCTACCCTCGACTCGGAGGAGCTGGCGCGGAGCTGTCCGCGCGCGGTCGAACTGTTATCGACGATTGCGTCGGCCATCGGATCGCAGACCGCCGATGCGCCAACCCAGTTGTTTCGGCTTGCCGGCCTCAACGATCTCGAACGTCGGCTGATCGACGACGTGCTCGGCGAGGGCGAGGTCGCCGGCGTGGTGGCGCTGCCAGACGGCTCGCTGGCGCAGATCCAGGAGTCGGTGTTGGCGGGCATCTGGCGTGTCCGGCTGGAGCGTGACGAGAGCCATGACTACATCGAGATCGGCGCGGTACCCGAGATCGTCGCGCGCGCCGCGATCGATCTGACGGCCGGCGACGTCGTGATTGGGCCGGCGCCGGAGGGCACGATGAATGCGCTGCCGGTGCTCGCCGAGATCCGCGAGCGCGCGCTCGCCTGGCGGCCGGGTCAGCGCTCGCAGACCATCAACTTCACGCTGCTGCCGATGAGCCCGGTGGACATGAGCTTCCTGCAGGAGACGCTCGGAAACGGCCCGATCCAGCTGATGTCGCGCGGCTACGGCACCTGCCGCGTGCTCGCGACCGGCGTGCGCCACGTCTGGTCGGTGCAGTTCTTCAACGCGATGGACACGATCATTCTCGACACGCTGGAAGTCGGCGGCGTGCCGGTGGTCGCGCTCGCCGCGCCCGAGGATTTCGAGGACTCGGCCGAACGCCTCAAGCAGATCATCGAGGCGTATTTCACATGAGTGCCGGCTTCGAGAATTTCGGTGTGCGCAGCGATCTCGCCGACGAGGTGACGCTGGAGTGCGGCATCTGCTGGACGCACTATGATCCGGCGGAGGGCGATGGTGTCGCGCAGATCGCGCCGGGCACGCCGTTCTCGGCCCTCCCTGAGGATTGGCATTGCCCGAACTGTGATGCGCCGAAGGCCAAGTTCATGGTGGTGGAGTCATGAACGCGATCGCGGCCGGGCAGGGGAGACATGAGCTCACGCCGGCCGCGTGGGGCGAGCGTCTTGCGGACGTCTATCGCGAGATCGGCGATCGGACGATGCGCGAGCTGCCGATCTATCACGATGCGCTCACCGTCGAGGCTATCGGCTTCACCGCGATCGACGGGCGGGCGATTGGGATCATCGTCACGCCCTGGTTCATGAACGTCATGACTCCGGCTGATGGCGACGTTGGGTCAGCTGTCGAGATTGCGCTGCCGGCCGGCCCGTTCGAATTCACGATTGGCGATATCGCTGGCGTCGGCCGGATCGCCAGTTGCTCGCTGTTCTCGCCGATGTCCGAGTTCGAGGACATGGCGGCGGCACGCGTTGCGGCCAACGCCGCGCTGGCAGCCTTGATGGCCCCATCCGAAGAAACCACTCCGACGCGTGCCGAGCCGGCATCGCGCATCGATCGCCGCGCCTTTCTGCGCGGAACGCTGTCGGAGAGCCGCGCATGACGCCGGCTTTCCGCAACCATCTCGACGTTGAGCTGTCGGTTGCCGATCGCGTCATCGTCGCTGTCGACATCCTCTCACGGACCAGGCCTCCGCTTGGCCGGCTGGCCGTGGGCAAGCCGGTCGAAGCGCTGCTTGCGGCGCTGCCCCGGCTGTTCTCGTTGTGCGCGACCGCGCACCAGGTTGCCTTGCTGTCGGCCGTCGAGGCCGCGCGTGGCGAGCAGGCCGGCGCGCTGACGCGCCACCGGCGGATCAAGGCGCTGATCTCCGAGCGCCTGGCCGAGCTGCTGCGCGGCCTCCTGCTCGCGCCGGCGGTGGCGCGCAGCGCCGTGCCGCTGGCGCAGCCGCTATTGCAGGCCGTCAATGCGCTGCAACGGCCGACGGATCGCGATCTGCCATTCCGTGTCGCAACCTTGTCACAGATCAAGACGGGGCTGGAGGCTTTGGGCATAGACTTGACGACGGAGTTCGTCCTGCCGGGAACTCCGCTCGCGATGATCATGATGGCGGCCGAGAAGGTCGCCAATGGGGAAGGATGGAGGCACATGCCATCAGCGCATGGCGTGCTGTCGGCCGCCGACGATCATGCGGTCGTCACCCGGCTGATGGACGACGGAGCCGCCTTCGCGGAGGCGCCTGATATCGATGGGCGCGTCCCGGAAACCGGCCTGTGGGCTCGGCGTACCGCGCGTGTCACATCTCCTCAAGCTGGACCAGTTGACCGGCTCGCCGCCAAGGTCGCGGAGATCGCGACGTTGCTGCGCTGGATCGAGGCCGGTGAGGCGGAGGATGAGTCGGCGGACGCCGACGTGCTCGCGAGCTATGCGCTCGGTCCGCGCCGTGGCGCGGCCGCGGTCGAATGCGCGCGCGGCCGGCTGCATCATGTGGTCGAGCTGGATGCTGATGGAGCGATCCAGCGCTTCGAGTTCCTGGCGCCGACAGAGTGGAACTTCCATGCACGCGGGCCAGTGGTGAACAGCCTGACCGGCGCGGTGCTGCGAGACGACGGCGACCGCGATGCAATCCATGCCATGATCGGCGCCTTTGATCCCTGCGTCGGCTACCGCCTCTCGGTGCGGGAGATGGCCGATGCATGAGATGGCGCTGTGCGAGGGCATCGTCGAGATCGTCGAGGCGGAGGCGCGCAAGGGCGCGTTCTCCAAGGTCAAGACCGTGTGGCTCGAGATCGGCGCGCTCAGCCATGTCGCGCCCGAGGCGCTGCGGTTCTGCTTCGAAGCCGTCACGGCCCACACGATCGCGCGCGGCGCGGCGCTGGAGATCATCGAACAGAAGGGCACGGCGTGGTGCCTCGGCTGCTCACGCAGCGTCGAGATCAGCCGGCGTTACAACGCCTGCCCCGAATGCGGCAGCCATCAGCTGCAGGTGACGGGCGGCGAGGACATGCGGGTCAAGGAGCTGGAGGTCGAGTGATGTGTACGGTGTGCGGCTGCGGCGACGGCAAATCCGCGATCGAAGCGGATGAGCATCACCATCATGATCACGGCGATCATCACCATCACCATCATGATGGCCATGGACATGATCACAGCCATGATCATGCCGGGCATCATCATCACCATGATCACGACCACGATCATGGCCACCACCATCACCACGATGATCATGCGCATCACCATCATCGCGGGCACGGCGCTGCCGATCATATCGACTGCGCGGCCAATCCGGCGGGCCAGGAGATCGCCGGGATGTCGAGCGGACGCATCATCCAGATCGAGCGCGATATTCTCGGTAAGAACAACCGCCTCGCTACCGAGAACCGCGCGCGCTTCGCGGCGCACGACGTGCTGGCGTTCAACTTCGTCTCCAGCCCCGGCGCGGGCAAGACCTCGCTGCTGGTTCGCGCCGTCTCCGAACTCAAGCAGAGCCGTCCCGTCGCGGTGATCGAGGGCGATCAGCAGACCTCGAACGACGCCGAGCGCATCCGCGCCACCGGCGTGCCGGCGATCCAGATCAACACCGGCAAGGGCTGCCATCTCGATGCGGCCATGGTCGGCGAGGCCTATGCCCGGCTGCCGTCGCTACGCGGTGGGCTCTTGTTCATCGAGAATGTCGGCAATCTCGTCTGCCCCGCGGCGTTCGATCTCGGCGAGGCCTGCAAGATCGTGGTGTTCTCGACCACCGAGGGCGAGGACAAGCCGCTCAAATATCCGGACATGTTCGCCGCGTCTGCGCTGATGCTGATCAACAAGATCGATCTGGCGCCGGTGCTGGATTTCGATCTGGCGCAGACGATCGAATATGCCCGCCGCGTCAATCCCAGGATCGAGGTGCTGACGATCTCCGCCAAGACGGGTGAAGGTTTTTCCGCCTTCTATGCCTGGATCAGGAAGCAGGCGGATCGTATGCGCGCGAGCGCGCCGGGCGCGGTGCAGGGATGAGCACGGCGGGCCCGGCATTGGCGGCGGAGCGCACGCGCCTCAGGCTCCGCGTTCGCGGCGCCGTGCAGGGCGTCGGCTTCCGTCCCTATGTCCATGGCCTCGCCACGCGCCATCGCCTCGGCGGCTTCGTCGCCAACGACGCCGAGGGCGTCGTGATCGAGGTCGAGGGCGAGAACGTCGTGTCGTTCGTCGAGGCCCTGCCGCGGCAGGCGCCGCCTTTGGCGCGCATCGACGACATCGCCGTGGAGACGATCGCAACTGAAGCCAGCGCGGATTTCCGCATCGGTGAGAGCGTCGGCGGCCGAGTGACCACCCGCATCGTGCCGGATGCCGCGACCTGTCCGGAATGTCTCGCTGAGCTGTTCGATCCAGATAGCCGCTTCCATCGCTATCCCTTCGTCAACTGCACCCATTGCGGCCCGCGCTTCACGATCGCCGAGCGATTGCCGTACGACCGCGCGACAACGGCGATGAAGCGGTTTCCGATGTGCCAGGCGTGCCGCGCGGACTATGATGATCCGCGCGGCCGCCGCTTCCATGCCGAGGCGATCTCCTGTCCGGACTGCGGGCCACGGCTCAGCCATGACGTTGATGAGATCGCAGCGGCGCTTGCGGCTGGAAAGATCGTCGCCATCAAGGGGCTCGGCGGCTATCAGTTGCTGTGTGATGCGCGCCACGAGCGCGTCGTCCAGCGGCTGCGCGCCCGCAAGCAGCGCGACGGCAAACCGTTCGCGGTGATGCTGTCCTCGGTCGAGGCTGCTGGCGAGATTGCTGATCTCGATGCCGCCGAGCGCGGATTGCTGGAGCAGGTGGCGCGGCCGATCGTTCTGCTGCGCTCGCGCGATCGTCTGGCGCTCTCGGTGGCTCCTGGCCTTACCAAAGTCGGCGTGATGCTGCCGGTCGCGCCGCTGCATCATCTGATCTTCGACGCGCTGCGCGGGCATGGCGGCAGCACCGCATGGGCACTGGTCTGCACCAGCGCCAATCCGAGCGGCGAGCCGCTGCTGACCGACAATGACCAGGCGCTGGCCGCTCTCGCTGATATCGCGGATCTGATCGTCACCCATGACCGCGACATCGTGATCCGTGCCGACGATTCCGTCGTCACCCTGATGGCAGGCGGACCACGGTTCATCCGTCGTGCACGCGGCTATGTTCCGGAGCCGATCCGTCTGCCGTGCGCCCTTCCGCCGCTGCTTGCGGTCGGTGCTCATCTCAAGTCGACGGTGACCGTGATCCGAGGCGACGAGGCGTTCGTCTCGCAGCATCTCGGCGATCTCGACACGGCCGCGGCGATCCGCTTCTTCGAGGAATCGATCGCGCATCTCACCTCCATCCTCGACGTAGCGCCGGTGGCGATCGCGCACGATTTGCATCCGGACATGGCCTCGACGCGCTTCGCGCAGGCGAAGGGCCTGCCGAGCTTCGCCGTGCAGCATCACCATGCGCACGCCGCGTCGGTCGTCGCTGAGCATGGTCTCCGGACGCCAGCGCTCGCGCTCGTCCTCGACGGCTATGGCTATGGCAGCGATGGTAGTGCCTGGGGCGGTGAGCTGCTGCTATGTGATGGAGCGAAGTTTCAGCGCCTCGGCCATCTCGCGCCGTTGAAGATGCCAGGCGGCGACCGCGCCGCGCGCGAGCCATGGCGCATGGCGTCCGCTGTGCTGCACGATCTCGGGCGCGACGCCGAAATCACCTTGCGTTTCGTTGATCAGCCGCAAGCGCGCCATCTGCCGATGTTGCTCGACCGCGCCGACACTGCTGCGACTACCAGCGCTGGCCGACTGTTCGATGCCGTGGCGGGATTGCTCGGCGTCAGTACCCGCCAGAGCTATGAAGGCGAAGCCGCGATGAAGCTCGAGGCGCTGGTTCGCACCACTGCGGTCCTCGAGCGGGGCTGGACGATCGCCGATGGCGTGCTGTCGCTACGTCCGCTGCTCGCCCAATTGATCGCCCGCGATGGAGACGTCGTCGAAGCTGCGGGCCTGTTTCACGGCACCTTAGCCGCAGCCTGCGTCGACTGGATCACGTCAGCATCGCGCGCAACCGGGGCGAACACCGTCGTACTGAGCGGCGGCTGCTTCCTCAATGCGCATCTCGCGGAGCTGATCGTCGGCGGCTGTCAGGCCGCTCGCATCGATGCGTGGCTGCCGCATCGGCTGCCGGCCAATGATGGTGGCCTGAGCTTGGGGCAGGCCTGGGTCGCCGGACTCCAAATGATAGAACAAGACAACACAGCTGGAGGGATCGTCTGATGTGCCTGGCCATTCCCGCCGAGGTGATCAAGCTGCTGCCTGAGGACATGGCGATCGTGTCGATCGACGGCGTCAGCAAGGAGGTCTCGGTCGCGCTGATCGAGGAGATCGCGGTCGGCGACTACGTCATCCTTCATGTCGGCCATGCGCTGACCAAGATCGACCCGGAGGAGGCGCGCGAGACGCTCGACCTGCTCCGGCAGATGGGCGCAGCGACGGCGGAGGTCGTATCATGAAATATGCCGACGAGTTTCGCGACAAGGAGCTGGCGCTCGGGCTGGCGCGCGCCATCCGCGCCAAGGCGGATCCTGCGCACGCCTATCGCTTCATGGAGTTCTGCGGCGGCCACACCCATGCGATCGCGCGCTACGGCCTGGAGGACATGCTGCCGGACAATGTCCGCATGATCCACGGCCCGGGCTGTCCAGTCTGCGTGCTGCCAGCCGGGCGCATCGACATGGCGATCGCGCTGGCCGAACGGCCCGAGGTGATCCTCTGCGTCTATGGCGATTTGATGCGCGTGCCGGGCTCGCGCGGCTCCTCGCTGCTCAAGGCGAAGGCGCGCGGCGCCGACATCCGCATGGTCTATTCGACGCTCGATGCCATCGCGCTGGCGGAGCAGAACCCGGGCCGCGAGGTCGTGTTCTTCGCCATCGGCTTCGAGACCACGACGCCGCCGACCGCGGTGATGATCCGCGCCGCCGAGAAGAAGCAGCTCGCGAACTTCAGCGTGTTCTGCAACCACGTGCTCACGCCGCCGGCGATGCGTGCGATCCTCGACAGCGAGACGCCGATCGAGATCGACGGCTTCGTCGGTCCTGCCCATGTCTCGACCGTGATCGGCACCGAGCCCTATGCGCCGTTCGCGCGTGACGATGGCAAGCCCGTCGTGATCGCCGGCTTCGAGCCGCTCGACATGATGCAGGCGATCCTGATGCTGATCGAGCAGGTCAATGACGGCCGTCACGAGGTCGAGAACCAGTATCGCCGCGCCGTCACCGGCAGCGGCAATCAGCGCGCGATCAGGGAAGTGGCCGAGATTTTCGAGCTGCGCGACCAGTTCGAGTGGCGCGGCCTCGGCAGCATCCCGTCCAGCGCCCTGAAGCTGCGGCCGGCGTTTGCACATCTCGACGCCGAACTCCGCTTCGGTATGGCCGAGCTGGTCGTTGCCGACAATCCGGCCTGCGAGTGCCCCGCCATTCTGCGCGGGCTGAAGAAGCCGGTCGACTGCAAGCTGTTCGGCACCGCCTGCACGCCGGAGACGCCGATCGGCTCCTGCATGGTGTCGTCGGAAGGCGCCTGTGCGGCACATTGGACCTATGGCCGCTTCCGCGACCATCAGCGGAGGCTCGCCTCATGAGCATGCATCAGCGCCGGCTGGACCTGAAGAACGGCTGTGTCGACCTCTCGCACGGCGCCGGCGGCCGCGCGATGGCGCAGCTGATTGCCGGGCTGTTCCATGAGGCGTTCGGCAACGAATGGCTCGCGCGCGGCAACGACCAGTCGGCGTTCGATGTCGCCGCCGGCCGCATGGTGATGACGACCGACGGTTACGTCGTCTCACCGTTGTTCTTTCCCGGCGGCAATATCGGCTCGCTCGCCGTGCACGGCACCGTCAACGACATCGCCATGGCCGGTGCCAAGCCGCTGTATCTGTCGGCGAGTTTCATCATCGAGGAAGGCTTTCGGTTCGACGACCTCAAGCGCATCGCCGACGCGATGGGCGCGGCCGCGCGTGAAGCGGGCATCGCCATCATCACTGGCGACACCAAGGTGGTCGAGCGCGGCAAGGCCGATGGCGTGTTCATCTCGACCGCAGGAGTCGGCGTGCTGCCGGAAGGCCTGGACCTCTCGGCTGATAAGGCAAAGCCCGGCGATCGCGTGCTGCTGTCCGGCAGCCTCGGCGACCATGGCGTCGCCATCATGTCGAAGCGGCAGAATTTGACCTTCGACACCGAGATCGTCTCCGATTCGGCGTCGCTGCATGGCCTAGTCGCCGACATGGTCGCCGCTGGCGGCCATGGCATCCGGCTGATGCGCGATCCCACGCGCGGGGGGCTTGCCGCCACGATGAACGAGATCGCCCAGCAGTCCAATCTCGGCTTCCGCCTGCAGGAAGAAGCCATTCCGGTGAAGCCGGCGGTCGCGGCAGCCTGCGAGCTGCTCGGCCTCGATCCGCTGCATGTCGCCAATGAAGGCAAGCTCGTCGCGGTGGTTGCTCCTGATGTTGCCGATGCCGTGCTCGCGGCGATGAAGGCGCATCCGCTGGCACGTGATGCTGCTGATATCGGCGAAGCCGTGGCTGATGATCATCGCTTCGTCCAGATGGCGACGAGTTTTGGCGGCGGCCGCATCGTCGACTGGTTGTCCGGCGAGCAATTGCCGCGGATCTGCTGAGACATGGGAATTCAGGGAACCATATTGGTCGTCGACGACGAGATCCGGTCGCAGGAGGCGCTGCGGCGCGTCCTCAACCAGGACTTCGAGGTCTTGTGTGCCGGCAACACCGCAGACGCGGAAAAGCTGCTCGAAGGCGAGATCGTCCATGCCGTCATCTGCGACCAGCGCATGCCGCAGGAATCCGGCGTCAGCTTCCTGAAGCGCGTCCGCGAGCTGTGGCCCGATCCTGTCAGGATGATCATCTCGGGCTATTCTGATTCCGAGGACATCATCGCCGGACTCAACGAAGCGGGCATCTATCAATACATCACCAAGCCCTGGCAGCCCGACCGCCTGATCGACATCGTGCGCGAGGCCGTGCAGCTGTACCGGCTGCAGAAGGAGACTGAGACCGCAGGCGTCGACGTCAAGGCGACGCCTGCGCATATCAAGCAGGTCGTCTCGGTCAAGCGCGGCGCGGCGAAGAAGCTGTACGATTTCGACCGCATCGTGCATTCGGCGGCGAGCCCGATGCGCAACGTCATTGAGCTCGGCCGCCGCGCCGCCGACTACGACATCTCGGTGCTGATCACCGGCGAGTCCGGCACCGGCAAGGAACTGCTCGCCCGCGCGATCCATTACGGTTCGGCGCGCGCCAACAAGGCGTTCGTGGTCGAGAACTGCGGCGCGCTCCCCGACGAGCTGCTGGAGAGCGAGCTGTTCGGCTGCAAGAAGGGCGCGTTCACCGGCGCCTATCAGGACCGCATCGGCCTGTTCGAAGTTGCCGATGGCGGCACCATCTTTCTCGACGAGATCGGCGAGACCTCGCCTGCGTTCCAGGTCAAGCTCTTGCGCGTGCTGCAGGAGAGCGAGATCCGGCCGCTCGGCGCGCAGCGCGTGCGCAAGGTCGATGTGCGCGTAGTCGCGGCGACAAATCGGGATCTCGAAGCGGAGGTCGAGGCCGGCCGCTTCCGTCGTGACCTGTACTATCGGCTGGCCGCATTCCCGGTGCACATGCCGTCCTTGCGCGAGCGCCCGATGGACATCCCGCTGATTGCCGAGGGCGTGCTGTCGGCGGTGAAGACCTCGTTCAACCGGCCGCATCTGCGCTTCGTGCCAGCTGCGCTGGAAGAGTTCTCGAAGTATCACTGGCCTGGCAACGTCCGCGAGCTTCAGAACGAGATCCAGCGTATGGCTGTGCTCGCCGATGCCGACGAGCTGCGCTGCCCGCCCTTCGCGGGCCGCCGCAGTGCCCGCCGCGCGGCGCCTGCCGCGGTCAACGGCAAGCTGAGCGGCAGCGGCAGTCTCAAGGACCGGGTCGAGGACCTCGAAAAGACGATCATTGTCAGCTGTCTCGAAAAATACGAGGGTAACATCAGCCGCGTGGCCAGCGAGCTCGGCCTGTCCCGGGTGGGCTTGCGCAACAAATTATCGAGATACGACCTGAAGAAAAATGGCAAAGGGCACGCACTCTCCTGAGTCCGGCGCTGACACGCTGCTCAAGCTGATTGCGAGCAGCAGCACGCTCGAATTCGACAGCGAGCGCGAGGGCGTGTGGATCGAAGTGATCCGCAAGATGGACGAGGTCTATTCCGACCTGTTGCGCTACGAGGTCGATCTCGAGCACAAGAATGCGGAGCTCGAGGAGGCCCAGGCCTTCGTCACCAACGTCATTGAGTCGGTCTCTGACATTCTCGTCGTCTGCGACGCCAAGGGGACGGTGCAGCAGGCCAACTCCGCGTTCCAGCGGACCTCGGGCCGCACGCTGGAGGAGATCGTTGGATGCAACATTGCCGAGATGATCGAGGTCGATCACCGCAGCAAGCTGGCGGCGCTCCTGAAGCCGCGCAGCAGTGCCGAGGTGGTCGACGGCGAGCTGCGCTTCGCGGCCGATGGCTCGAGTTCAGATCTGTTCGCGATCAACAGCTCGCCGCGGCACGACCATCGCGGCCGCTTCATCGGCGTGGTGCTCACCGGGCGTCCGATCGGCGAGCTGCGCCGCGCCTATGAAGCCCTGCACAAAGCGCATCAGGAGCTGCAGCGCGCGCAGCGGCAACTGGTCGAACAGGAGAAGATGGCGAGCCTCGGCCGCCTCGTGGCCGGCGTCGCGCATGAGCTCAACAATCCGATCAGCTTCGTCTACGGCAATGTTCACACCCTGATGCGCTACCGGACCGCTCTGGTCGGCTATCTCGACGCGGTGCATGAGCAGCCAGCGGCCGACGACGTCGCGACGTTGCGTAAGGACCTGCGGATCGACGCGATCCTGGAGGATTTCGGGCCGCTGATCGAGGGCACGCTGGAAGGCGCGGTGCGGATCAGCGAGATCGTCAAGAACCTGCGCCGGCTGTCGTTCTCCAAGCTCGGCGAGGTCGAGCGCGTCAATATCGAGCGGCTGATCAACACAGCCGTGCTGTGGGCCGGCCGTACCAAGCAGCATCGCGTCGACATCCAGATCGAGGTCGAGCCGGACCTTTGGATCTCCGGCAATGAAGGTCAGCTGCATCAGGTCATCGTCAATCTCGTCGAGAACGCGATCGATGCGATGCGTACGACCGAGCTGCCGCGTCTCGTCGTCGCGGCCTCACGTCAGGGCAGCGAGATCGCGTTCCGGATTACCGACAATGGTCCCGGCATCGACAAGGATCATCTCAGCCATATCTTCGAGCCGTTCTTCACCACCAAGCGCGTTGGCGAGGG is from Bradyrhizobium sp. ORS 285 and encodes:
- the hypA gene encoding hydrogenase maturation nickel metallochaperone HypA, which produces MHEMALCEGIVEIVEAEARKGAFSKVKTVWLEIGALSHVAPEALRFCFEAVTAHTIARGAALEIIEQKGTAWCLGCSRSVEISRRYNACPECGSHQLQVTGGEDMRVKELEVE
- a CDS encoding nickel-dependent hydrogenase large subunit; amino-acid sequence: MTPAFRNHLDVELSVADRVIVAVDILSRTRPPLGRLAVGKPVEALLAALPRLFSLCATAHQVALLSAVEAARGEQAGALTRHRRIKALISERLAELLRGLLLAPAVARSAVPLAQPLLQAVNALQRPTDRDLPFRVATLSQIKTGLEALGIDLTTEFVLPGTPLAMIMMAAEKVANGEGWRHMPSAHGVLSAADDHAVVTRLMDDGAAFAEAPDIDGRVPETGLWARRTARVTSPQAGPVDRLAAKVAEIATLLRWIEAGEAEDESADADVLASYALGPRRGAAAVECARGRLHHVVELDADGAIQRFEFLAPTEWNFHARGPVVNSLTGAVLRDDGDRDAIHAMIGAFDPCVGYRLSVREMADA
- a CDS encoding HypC/HybG/HupF family hydrogenase formation chaperone; this translates as MCLGLPMTIVETDGVSALCSFDGEERRVSVLLLSNPPVGAKVLVYLDNAMRLLDDEEARLIGDALRGLQAAMSGENCDDFFADLIGREPELPEHLR
- a CDS encoding HyaD/HybD family hydrogenase maturation endopeptidase; this translates as MAEAKLDRILVLGIGNILWADEGFGVRVVEEFHRRYAVPDNVTILDGGTQGLYLVNYVEEADGLIVFDAIDYGLAPGELKLVRDEEVPRFTGAKKMSLHQTGFQEVLSAADLLGRYPQRLALIGCQPLDLEDWGGPLTAPVRAQIEPAIELACAVLAEWGASAVLRPEPLAGDARLLANDIDHHSYEMRADPAE
- the hybE gene encoding [NiFe]-hydrogenase assembly chaperone HybE, with protein sequence MNAIAAGQGRHELTPAAWGERLADVYREIGDRTMRELPIYHDALTVEAIGFTAIDGRAIGIIVTPWFMNVMTPADGDVGSAVEIALPAGPFEFTIGDIAGVGRIASCSLFSPMSEFEDMAAARVAANAALAALMAPSEETTPTRAEPASRIDRRAFLRGTLSESRA
- the hypB gene encoding hydrogenase nickel incorporation protein HypB: MCTVCGCGDGKSAIEADEHHHHDHGDHHHHHHDGHGHDHSHDHAGHHHHHDHDHDHGHHHHHDDHAHHHHRGHGAADHIDCAANPAGQEIAGMSSGRIIQIERDILGKNNRLATENRARFAAHDVLAFNFVSSPGAGKTSLLVRAVSELKQSRPVAVIEGDQQTSNDAERIRATGVPAIQINTGKGCHLDAAMVGEAYARLPSLRGGLLFIENVGNLVCPAAFDLGEACKIVVFSTTEGEDKPLKYPDMFAASALMLINKIDLAPVLDFDLAQTIEYARRVNPRIEVLTISAKTGEGFSAFYAWIRKQADRMRASAPGAVQG
- a CDS encoding hydrogenase expression/formation protein, whose protein sequence is MKPGFWIAPEGAEQPVSVFPIGEEALDVQYKGLTASGALAKLATLDSEELARSCPRAVELLSTIASAIGSQTADAPTQLFRLAGLNDLERRLIDDVLGEGEVAGVVALPDGSLAQIQESVLAGIWRVRLERDESHDYIEIGAVPEIVARAAIDLTAGDVVIGPAPEGTMNALPVLAEIRERALAWRPGQRSQTINFTLLPMSPVDMSFLQETLGNGPIQLMSRGYGTCRVLATGVRHVWSVQFFNAMDTIILDTLEVGGVPVVALAAPEDFEDSAERLKQIIEAYFT
- a CDS encoding rubredoxin → MSAGFENFGVRSDLADEVTLECGICWTHYDPAEGDGVAQIAPGTPFSALPEDWHCPNCDAPKAKFMVVES
- a CDS encoding HypC/HybG/HupF family hydrogenase formation chaperone, giving the protein MCLAIPAEVIKLLPEDMAIVSIDGVSKEVSVALIEEIAVGDYVILHVGHALTKIDPEEARETLDLLRQMGAATAEVVS
- the hypF gene encoding carbamoyltransferase HypF, which codes for MSTAGPALAAERTRLRLRVRGAVQGVGFRPYVHGLATRHRLGGFVANDAEGVVIEVEGENVVSFVEALPRQAPPLARIDDIAVETIATEASADFRIGESVGGRVTTRIVPDAATCPECLAELFDPDSRFHRYPFVNCTHCGPRFTIAERLPYDRATTAMKRFPMCQACRADYDDPRGRRFHAEAISCPDCGPRLSHDVDEIAAALAAGKIVAIKGLGGYQLLCDARHERVVQRLRARKQRDGKPFAVMLSSVEAAGEIADLDAAERGLLEQVARPIVLLRSRDRLALSVAPGLTKVGVMLPVAPLHHLIFDALRGHGGSTAWALVCTSANPSGEPLLTDNDQALAALADIADLIVTHDRDIVIRADDSVVTLMAGGPRFIRRARGYVPEPIRLPCALPPLLAVGAHLKSTVTVIRGDEAFVSQHLGDLDTAAAIRFFEESIAHLTSILDVAPVAIAHDLHPDMASTRFAQAKGLPSFAVQHHHAHAASVVAEHGLRTPALALVLDGYGYGSDGSAWGGELLLCDGAKFQRLGHLAPLKMPGGDRAAREPWRMASAVLHDLGRDAEITLRFVDQPQARHLPMLLDRADTAATTSAGRLFDAVAGLLGVSTRQSYEGEAAMKLEALVRTTAVLERGWTIADGVLSLRPLLAQLIARDGDVVEAAGLFHGTLAAACVDWITSASRATGANTVVLSGGCFLNAHLAELIVGGCQAARIDAWLPHRLPANDGGLSLGQAWVAGLQMIEQDNTAGGIV
- a CDS encoding hydrogenase accessory protein, giving the protein MERLQRDATRTRGGLAEVDAGTVDAFLDDVNRAGGIAVLLSAGDPARFPEALDVAIVLPELITAFQGRLQGAVIARDAEAELGARFGVRVQPSLIFCRGTETLGVIAKIQDWSVYVDRISRLIDRPVGTTATVVASIVPAHQPSGDHR